In the Brassica napus cultivar Da-Ae chromosome A7, Da-Ae, whole genome shotgun sequence genome, one interval contains:
- the LOC106421538 gene encoding cyclin-B2-4, with protein MGGSDENRHGVIGPMNPQGGVRGGKANPGNGQTRRALSNINKNIIGAPVYPCAVNKRPLSEKNVMCHKKILPPPVPAHRPITRKFAAQLAENNPQTKKEETKSEPVDIVIIDVEEEEEDGDFNEPMFVQHTEAMLDEIDRMEGIEMEDSNDTEEEEEEAVMDIDSCDKKNPLAVVDYIDDIYDFYKKNECRSCVPPNYMENQPDINERMRGILVDWLIEVHYKFELMEETLYLTINLIDRFLAVHHHVARKKLQLVGVTAMLLACKYEEVSVPVVDDLILISDKAYTRREVLDMEKLMANTLQFNFCLPTPYVFMRRFLKAAQSDQKVELLSFFIVELCLVEYEMLQYAPSQLAASAIYTAHSTLKGFEEWSKTCEFYTGYTEEKLMECSRKMAGLHHEAGTGKLTGVYRKYNTSKFGYASRTEPAGFLLL; from the exons ATGGGTGGATCAGACGAGAACCGACACGGAGTGATCGGACCCATGAACCCGCAAG GTGGTGTACGTGGAGGAAAGGCGAATCCGGGGAATGGGCAGACACGAAGAGCGCTTAGTAACATAAACAAGAACATCATCGGAGCTCCGGTTTATCCTTGTGCTGTCAACAAGCGACCTTTGTCTGA gAAAAATGTGATGTGTCACAAGAAGATTCTTCCACCACCTGTTCCAGCGCATCGACCAATCACTAGGAAGTTTGCTGCTCAATTAGCTGAGAACAATCCCCAAACCAAGAAGGAG GAAACCAAGAGCGAACCAGTTGATATAGTCATAATAgatgtggaagaagaagaagaagatggagactTTAATGAGCCAATGTTTGTCCAGCACACTGAAGCCATGCTTGATGAAATTGACAGAATG GAGGGTATTGAAATGGAAGATTCAAATGatactgaagaagaagaagaagaggctgtGATGGATATAGATAGCTGCGACAAGAAGAACCCTCTAGCTGTTGTTGATTACATTGATGACATATACGACTTCTACAAGAAAAATGAG TGTCGTAGCTGTGTGCCGCCTAATTACATGGAGAATCAACCTGACATTAACGAGAGGATGAGAGGGATCCTTGttgattggttgattgag GTGCATTACAAGTTCGAGCTGATGGAAGAGACGCTATACCTCACGATCAACCTCATAGACAGGTTTCTCGCGGTTCATCACCACGTCGCAAGGAAGAAGCTTCAGCTTGTTGGTGTAACTGCTATGTTGCTAGCTTGCAAGTACGAGGAAGTATCGGTTCCTGTTGTGGATGATCTCATCTTGATCTCTGACAAGGCTTACACTAGGAGAGAAGTTCTTGACatg GAGAAGTTAATGGCTAACACCTTACAATTCAATTTCTGTTTGCCTACTCCGTATGTGTTCATGAGGAGGTTTCTCAAAGCTGCACAGTCTGATCAAAAG GTTGAGCTTCTATCATTCTTCATCGTTGAGCTTTGCTTAGTGGAGTACGAGATGCTACAGTATGCACCTTCGCAGTTAGCTGCTTCAGCGATCTACACTGCTCATTCCACGCTTAAAGGATTCGAGGAGTGGAGCAAAACATGCGAGTTCTACACTGGCTACACTGAAGAAAAGCTTAT GGAGTGTTCGAGGAAGATGGCTGGTTTGCATCACGAGGCAGGGACAGGGAAGCTAACGGGAGTTTACAGGAAATACAACACATCCAAGTTTGGTTATGCTTCAAGAACTGAACCTGCTGGTTTCCTTCTTCTGTAA